A genome region from Fervidicoccaceae archaeon includes the following:
- a CDS encoding ATP-dependent helicase has protein sequence MVALSDERAKRRETELLPEDEAALSLLRPYVAAWFVEKYGSMTEPQRRAIPLIKSGKSVLISSPTGTGKTLAAFLGVLDELFAMAERGELRDLVYVVYVSPLRALNNDMRRNLVEPLEEIKRVAAEEWGLELPEIRVAVRTGDTPPSERQKMNRRPPHILITTPESLSLVLVAPRFRENLRETRWVIVDEIHELAGSKRGSHLSLLLERLEALVGRELQRIGLSATIAPLEEIARFLGGYRDDGSPRPVEIVDARFYKAIDVRVLVPEVDLVYARAEEFNEAIYGLIAELVKRHRTTLIFTNTRSSTERVVFKLKKMFERNGVVEIDDIEAHHGSLSRDLRLDVERRLKEGKLKVVVSSTSLELGIDIGYIDLVVLLSSPKSVSRLLQRVGRAGHRLSEVSRGRLIVVDRDDLLECAALADAARRRLIDRTRIPRNPLDVLAQNLVAMSLERKWRVDEAYKLVRRSYSFHSLSFEDFERILRFLGGLDGELEEHRVFSKLWYDPLEGSFGRKRGVRAIYYLNQGIIPDEAKVRVFVKSRRKYVGDLEEEFVELLSPGDVFVLGGRTYRFLSSEGGKVYVEEAEKARPTVPSWFSEMLPLSFDSALLVGRLRREIAERIESGASLEEIARELAGRLELSEHAAREMARYVREQYEFTGGVVASDKLIHVELYDEGRSRNVVFHALFGRRVNDALSRALALIASEELSTPVRVTISDYAFMLTIGGRPSIEGKELLLELKSRGLRRVLERAVMSTELMRRKFRHCAQRSFMILRSYRGRERSPHRLQLSAQSILEALRETDHPIVKEALREVIEDHMDVDNASLVLDWIERGEIDVVQTEPSDVPSPFAHHIVTMGYEDVVLMEDKRRMLAELHRRVLQMMLLRAEERGPRGAHD, from the coding sequence GTGGTCGCGCTGAGCGACGAGAGAGCGAAGAGGAGGGAGACGGAGCTGCTCCCGGAAGACGAGGCCGCGTTATCCTTGCTGAGGCCCTACGTGGCGGCGTGGTTCGTCGAGAAGTACGGCTCTATGACTGAGCCCCAGAGGAGAGCCATCCCGCTCATAAAAAGCGGGAAGAGCGTTCTCATCTCCTCTCCCACCGGGACCGGCAAGACGCTCGCGGCCTTCCTGGGGGTCCTCGACGAGCTCTTCGCGATGGCCGAGCGCGGCGAGCTCAGGGATCTCGTCTACGTCGTCTACGTCTCGCCCCTCAGGGCTCTCAACAACGACATGAGGAGGAACCTCGTTGAGCCCCTCGAGGAGATAAAGAGGGTCGCGGCCGAGGAGTGGGGCCTCGAGCTCCCCGAGATAAGAGTGGCGGTTAGAACGGGCGACACGCCTCCGAGCGAGAGGCAGAAGATGAACAGGAGGCCGCCGCACATCCTCATAACGACTCCTGAGAGCCTCTCTCTCGTCCTCGTGGCTCCCCGCTTCCGAGAGAACCTGAGGGAGACCAGATGGGTCATAGTCGATGAGATTCACGAGCTCGCCGGGAGTAAGAGGGGGTCGCACCTCTCGCTGCTCCTCGAGAGGCTCGAGGCGCTCGTCGGCAGAGAGCTGCAGAGAATAGGGCTCAGCGCCACGATAGCTCCGCTCGAGGAGATCGCGAGGTTCCTTGGGGGATACCGCGACGACGGTAGTCCGAGGCCGGTTGAGATAGTCGACGCTAGGTTCTACAAGGCCATCGACGTGAGAGTGCTCGTGCCCGAGGTGGATCTCGTCTACGCGAGGGCGGAGGAGTTCAACGAGGCGATCTACGGCCTGATCGCCGAGCTGGTCAAGCGACACAGAACCACGCTCATCTTCACGAATACGAGGAGCTCCACGGAGAGGGTCGTCTTCAAGTTGAAGAAGATGTTCGAGAGGAACGGCGTGGTCGAAATAGACGACATCGAGGCACATCACGGGAGTCTAAGCAGAGACCTCAGGCTGGACGTCGAGAGAAGACTGAAGGAGGGGAAGCTGAAGGTGGTGGTCAGCTCGACCAGCTTAGAGCTCGGCATAGACATAGGCTACATAGATCTAGTCGTGCTCCTCAGCAGCCCCAAGAGCGTCAGCAGGCTGCTCCAGCGCGTGGGGAGAGCGGGCCACAGGCTCTCCGAGGTCAGCAGGGGGAGGCTGATAGTCGTCGACAGAGACGACCTCTTAGAGTGCGCGGCGCTGGCCGACGCGGCCAGGAGGAGGCTCATCGATAGGACAAGGATTCCAAGGAACCCCCTCGACGTCCTAGCTCAGAATCTCGTAGCGATGAGTCTCGAGAGGAAGTGGAGAGTCGACGAGGCGTATAAGCTCGTGAGAAGGAGCTACTCCTTCCACTCGCTCAGCTTCGAGGACTTCGAGCGGATCCTGAGATTCCTCGGAGGCTTGGACGGCGAGCTCGAAGAGCATAGGGTATTCTCTAAGCTCTGGTACGATCCCCTCGAGGGGTCGTTCGGGAGGAAGAGAGGGGTGAGAGCGATATACTATCTGAATCAGGGCATAATACCCGACGAGGCAAAGGTGCGCGTCTTCGTCAAGAGCAGGAGAAAATACGTGGGAGACCTCGAGGAGGAGTTCGTGGAGCTGCTGTCTCCGGGGGACGTTTTCGTGCTCGGTGGGAGGACGTATAGGTTCCTGTCCAGCGAGGGAGGCAAGGTCTACGTCGAGGAGGCCGAGAAGGCTAGACCGACCGTGCCGAGCTGGTTCAGCGAGATGCTGCCGCTATCCTTCGACTCGGCCCTCCTGGTGGGGCGCCTCAGGAGGGAGATAGCCGAGAGGATCGAGTCCGGGGCCTCTCTGGAGGAGATAGCGCGAGAGCTGGCGGGGCGGCTCGAGCTCAGCGAGCACGCCGCCCGCGAGATGGCGCGCTACGTGCGCGAGCAATACGAGTTCACGGGCGGTGTCGTGGCTAGCGATAAGTTGATCCACGTGGAGCTCTACGATGAAGGAAGGTCGCGCAACGTCGTCTTCCACGCTCTCTTCGGGAGGAGAGTCAACGACGCTCTCTCGAGGGCTCTGGCGTTGATCGCGAGCGAGGAGCTCTCGACTCCGGTGCGTGTGACCATCTCGGACTACGCCTTCATGTTGACGATCGGCGGCAGACCATCGATAGAAGGCAAGGAGCTCTTGCTCGAGCTCAAGTCGAGGGGCCTCAGGCGAGTCCTGGAGAGAGCGGTGATGAGCACCGAGCTCATGAGGAGAAAGTTCAGGCACTGTGCGCAGAGGAGCTTCATGATCTTGAGGAGTTATAGGGGGAGAGAGAGGTCGCCTCACAGGCTCCAGCTCAGCGCTCAGAGCATTCTCGAGGCCCTCAGAGAGACAGATCACCCGATAGTCAAGGAGGCCCTCAGGGAAGTGATCGAGGATCACATGGACGTCGACAACGCCTCGCTAGTGCTCGATTGGATCGAGAGGGGAGAGATCGACGTAGTTCAGACCGAGCCCTCCGACGTGCCTAGCCCCTTCGCGCATCACATCGTTACCATGGGCTACGAGGACGTAGTGCTCATGGAGGATAAGAGGAGGATGCTGGCTGAGCTCCACAGGAGGGTGTTGCAGATGATGCTCCTGCGCGCCGAGGAGCGGGGACCTCGAGGGGCCCACGACTAG
- the thrC gene encoding threonine synthase, translated as MESLSSADSPRARRFIDGARLKCIRCGAQHEGEPKLFACPKCSGLLEVVLEKLEWRPRGRGVWRYASALPAPPIPPVTMGEGGTPLVRSRESGSLYFKLEGLNPTGSFKDRGVSVATTVALYSGAKCLVCASTGNTSASVAAYAARAGMRAAVVLPRGKVARGKLLQALGYGARVVWVDGSFDEAIKLVREVVSMSGDLYPMNSFNPWRLEGQKTVVFEIFEELGRVDAVVYPVGNGGNISAGWKAAEELMTMGLIDDPPRLIGVQAAGAAPIADAFERGLSEPVFYDKPETVATAIRIGRPVNWPKVFRAIAKSGGAVLKVSDEEILRAQRELARREGILVEPASASTYAGYQRALETGVLDRDEVVVLVLTGNALKDPSSIELMSSEEIQLTRGATARELLEALLR; from the coding sequence ATGGAGAGCCTGAGCTCGGCCGACAGCCCACGCGCGAGAAGGTTCATTGACGGGGCGCGCCTCAAGTGCATCAGGTGCGGCGCTCAGCACGAGGGGGAACCTAAGCTCTTCGCTTGCCCGAAGTGCAGCGGACTACTCGAGGTCGTACTCGAGAAGCTAGAGTGGAGGCCGCGGGGGAGGGGGGTCTGGAGATACGCCAGCGCTCTGCCCGCCCCGCCCATACCTCCAGTCACCATGGGCGAGGGGGGCACTCCTCTGGTCAGATCTAGGGAGAGCGGCTCCCTATACTTCAAGCTCGAGGGGCTCAACCCGACCGGCAGCTTCAAGGACAGGGGAGTAAGCGTGGCCACTACCGTGGCGCTCTACTCTGGCGCGAAGTGCCTCGTCTGCGCCTCGACGGGCAACACTTCGGCTAGCGTGGCGGCCTACGCTGCCAGGGCCGGAATGAGAGCGGCCGTCGTGCTGCCGAGAGGGAAGGTGGCTCGCGGAAAGCTCCTGCAGGCTCTGGGCTACGGAGCTAGGGTCGTATGGGTCGACGGCTCCTTCGATGAAGCCATCAAGCTGGTCAGAGAAGTCGTGTCGATGAGCGGCGATCTCTATCCCATGAACTCTTTCAACCCGTGGAGGCTCGAGGGGCAGAAGACTGTCGTCTTCGAGATCTTCGAGGAGCTCGGGCGAGTGGACGCGGTGGTGTACCCCGTCGGCAATGGAGGAAACATATCGGCCGGCTGGAAAGCCGCGGAGGAGCTCATGACCATGGGTCTAATCGACGATCCTCCGAGGCTAATCGGAGTTCAAGCCGCCGGCGCCGCGCCCATAGCAGACGCCTTCGAGCGCGGCCTGTCCGAGCCGGTGTTCTACGATAAGCCGGAGACCGTGGCCACGGCCATAAGGATCGGGAGGCCTGTGAATTGGCCGAAGGTCTTCAGAGCCATAGCGAAGAGCGGGGGCGCCGTCCTCAAGGTCTCCGACGAGGAGATCCTGAGAGCTCAGAGAGAGCTGGCCAGGAGAGAGGGCATATTAGTCGAGCCGGCCTCTGCCTCGACCTACGCCGGTTACCAGAGAGCCCTCGAGACAGGGGTCCTTGACAGAGACGAGGTCGTAGTCTTGGTGCTGACGGGCAACGCCTTGAAGGACCCGAGCTCGATCGAACTCATGAGCTCCGAGGAGATCCAGCTGACCCGAGGAGCGACGGCGCGCGAGCTCCTCGAGGCTCTGTTGAGGTAA
- a CDS encoding thiamine-phosphate kinase yields the protein MGEEAVVRRLIERTAHLYPRRSRLPHGDDAAEVEDSGLVAKIDGYSSDFSRYAWEPWSDWGWRAVVASVSDLIAKGAKPLGVLVSLGMRGDSEVSVLDEIYDGVVEACEAHDLLFLGGDVNASSERAWINVAALGRAKRPVPRNGARPGDALFTTLKNGYGLTGLVWELHKRGLDPRGALSELPRLRPRAPLEFLELLEELEVTSSVDVSDGLAKSLRLIAEASGVDVLIDELPAPREEVARLVEEAGLSYEVCALYGGEEYETLFTSSNDVDEVLRACRRAGLECAALGVVVEASATPSVRWRSSMAEIEGRGYDQFRREIA from the coding sequence GTGGGCGAGGAGGCGGTGGTGAGGAGGCTCATTGAGAGGACCGCGCACCTCTACCCAAGGAGGTCGAGGCTTCCTCACGGCGACGACGCGGCGGAGGTCGAGGACTCGGGCCTTGTCGCCAAGATAGACGGGTACTCCAGCGACTTCAGCCGCTACGCTTGGGAACCCTGGAGCGATTGGGGCTGGAGAGCCGTCGTCGCGTCGGTGAGCGACCTCATCGCGAAGGGCGCCAAGCCCCTGGGCGTTCTGGTCAGCCTGGGGATGCGCGGAGACTCCGAGGTCTCGGTCCTGGACGAGATCTACGACGGGGTGGTCGAGGCGTGCGAGGCCCACGACCTGTTATTCTTGGGCGGAGACGTAAACGCGTCGTCGGAGAGGGCCTGGATCAACGTGGCGGCGCTGGGCCGAGCCAAGAGGCCCGTGCCGAGGAACGGGGCGAGACCGGGCGACGCCCTATTCACGACTCTGAAGAACGGCTACGGCCTAACGGGCCTCGTTTGGGAGCTGCACAAGAGGGGCCTGGACCCTCGCGGGGCGCTGAGCGAGCTCCCCAGGCTCAGGCCGCGAGCTCCGCTCGAGTTCCTCGAGCTCCTCGAGGAGCTCGAGGTCACCTCCAGTGTGGACGTGAGCGATGGCTTGGCTAAAAGCCTCCGCTTGATCGCCGAGGCGAGCGGAGTCGACGTGTTGATTGACGAGCTCCCGGCCCCTCGAGAGGAGGTGGCTCGCCTAGTCGAGGAGGCCGGCCTGAGCTACGAGGTCTGCGCCCTCTATGGGGGCGAGGAGTACGAAACGCTCTTCACGAGCAGTAACGACGTGGACGAGGTCCTGAGGGCGTGCAGGAGGGCAGGCCTGGAGTGCGCCGCCCTCGGCGTGGTGGTCGAGGCGAGCGCCACCCCCTCGGTTCGCTGGAGATCCTCGATGGCCGAGATAGAGGGCAGAGGCTACGACCAGTTCAGGCGCGAGATCGCTTAG
- a CDS encoding PhoH family protein, with the protein MGVLGDKVKPLTEGQTKLVEALRDREVELVGVFGPTGTGKSLLTVAYGYDALREGQYRRFVVARPVVDVETGRELLASELGDAYGEVMMRYLEDLASAYIERSELEGLISSGRIQFADTHLLRGRSFDESLVFLDDAQHVPTESLLEIISRMGRGSKLVIAGDPVFQSREVAQQVQVARELLVGEEKARVVDLGLSDIVRPGARRAARLLLELRMRSRQLSEDERRVVESMRIHAPDAEVVTVLDARELAKRFSLQEGASAFFVVVKAGHYGRAIGKKGERIAKVEEELGQKVRIAEATLNMGQLLRSIHPLPRALSAARRIDLEGNAVVIHVPEGKAGPIIGQKGVFIRFTDAVLWRLMGTRVIVRQEGGQS; encoded by the coding sequence GTGGGAGTTCTAGGAGACAAGGTGAAGCCTCTCACCGAGGGCCAGACCAAGCTCGTCGAGGCGCTCCGCGATAGAGAAGTCGAGCTCGTCGGAGTCTTCGGCCCGACGGGGACCGGCAAGAGCCTCCTGACCGTCGCGTACGGCTACGACGCGCTGAGAGAGGGGCAATACAGGAGATTCGTCGTGGCCAGGCCTGTGGTAGACGTGGAGACGGGGAGAGAGCTGCTAGCCTCGGAGCTCGGCGACGCCTACGGAGAGGTCATGATGAGGTATCTCGAGGACCTGGCCTCGGCCTACATAGAGCGGAGCGAGCTCGAGGGCCTCATCTCGAGCGGACGAATTCAGTTCGCCGACACGCACCTCCTGAGGGGTCGGAGCTTCGACGAGAGCCTCGTCTTCCTCGACGACGCTCAGCACGTGCCGACGGAGTCTCTGCTCGAGATAATCTCGAGAATGGGGAGAGGCTCGAAGCTCGTGATAGCCGGCGACCCCGTGTTCCAATCCCGCGAGGTCGCTCAGCAAGTCCAGGTGGCCAGGGAGCTCCTAGTGGGAGAGGAGAAGGCTAGAGTCGTGGACCTGGGGCTCTCGGACATAGTCAGGCCCGGGGCTAGGAGAGCGGCCAGGCTCCTCCTCGAGCTCAGAATGAGGAGCAGGCAGCTCAGCGAAGACGAGAGGAGGGTCGTCGAGTCGATGAGGATCCACGCCCCCGACGCCGAGGTCGTCACGGTGCTCGATGCGCGCGAGCTGGCCAAGAGGTTCTCGCTCCAAGAGGGGGCTTCGGCTTTCTTCGTGGTAGTGAAGGCCGGCCACTACGGCAGAGCGATAGGCAAGAAGGGCGAGAGGATCGCCAAGGTAGAGGAGGAGCTGGGCCAGAAGGTGAGGATCGCCGAGGCGACGCTCAACATGGGCCAGCTCCTCAGGTCGATACACCCGCTGCCGAGAGCTCTGAGCGCCGCCAGGAGGATAGACTTAGAGGGGAATGCTGTCGTGATCCACGTGCCGGAGGGCAAGGCAGGCCCAATCATAGGTCAGAAGGGGGTGTTCATCAGATTCACCGACGCCGTCTTGTGGAGGCTCATGGGCACTCGCGTTATCGTCAGGCAGGAGGGGGGGCAGAGTTGA
- a CDS encoding ribbon-helix-helix domain-containing protein, translating into MLGVVGRCVVLSCKVPRELVEALDELVEEGVFASRSDAVRRALGSLILERRAARRDEPPEILLEGDR; encoded by the coding sequence GTGCTCGGCGTGGTCGGGCGGTGCGTGGTGCTGAGCTGCAAGGTTCCCAGGGAGCTGGTCGAGGCGCTCGACGAGCTGGTCGAAGAGGGGGTCTTCGCGAGCAGGAGCGACGCCGTGAGAAGGGCGCTGGGCTCGCTGATACTCGAGAGGAGGGCGGCGCGCCGTGATGAGCCGCCGGAGATCCTACTCGAGGGAGATCGATGA